Part of the Flavobacterium sp. KS-LB2 genome is shown below.
TAAAATTAATACAGTCAGTCCAATTATAAAAGTATCTTTTACTTTTCCGTGCTCATCGGATACAAAATTCTCAAAGCGTTAAAAATAGCTTGATGTGTTATCGTGGCGTGGTCTTCCTGTGGCAAATAGTCAAAATTTACTGTTATCGTTTTAGATTTTGTGCTTTTTAATTTTTCTGTTAATAGATTTGCATCTACTTCCATGACATGCGGAATCTCACTTGGTGCAAGTCCTTCTTTTCCAACTCCTATGTAAATATCTATTTTTTTATTAAAGTTTTCTTGATAAATAACTGAATTTTGACGCAACAAAGAGCCATTATCCCACCACAAACTAGGACTTATGATGATGTATTTATTGAATAAATTGGGTTTCTGAAGTAAAATTTCAGTAGCCAAAAGTCCGCCTAATGATTGTCCAATAATGGTTTTTGAATTGTTTGTTTTGTATTTCTTTTCAATATACGGTTGTAATTCCTTTTCTAAAAATGAAATAAAATTTGCCGATTTCCCAGCACTTGTATATCTTTTTTGGTCCGCTTCGATGGTGGTTTGATATGTAAAATCTCTTTTGCGATCCACATTTGCAATTCCCACAACAATTGATTTTGGAACTCTATTGATCCATGAAAAACTGTTAAATTGAAAAAGCCCAACAACGTGAATAAAGTCTTCGTCAGCGGAACCATCCAGTAAATAGATTACAGGATAAGTGATGGTATCATTTTGTTGATATCCTTCCGGTAAATAAATGTTTAATATTCTTTTTTCGAATAATACTTTTGAATGTATTTCTTCGATGCTTCCCAGAACAAAAGGTTTACTATTCTCTTTTGGATTGTTATTTTGCGAATTAGAAGCTACTGTAAAAAAGAGCAGTATTAAAATCAATATTGGTTTCATCATTTTGTTTTTCATCGAATATTTTTAAAAATGAATGTGTGTGACATTCTTCTATATTGTTCATTTTTTTATTATTCTAATCAATTTCGTTTGTGGTCGGTAGCGGGACGCTAGCCTTTAGATATTAATGTTTTGAGTTCTGTTGATTTTAGTTTCTGGCTTCAGTTTTAAAAATATTCTGGATGTTTTATAAATTGTTTATAAAAATCATTTGAGTAATAAGCAATAGTTAAAATTAAAATGATAAAATGAACGAGCGATAGCCAAGTAAATTCATATGAAGTTTTTCTTTTCTCAATTTTTCTTTCAGAAACATAATTTATAAAAGTTATAATTATAATAAATGCAATTGAAACTAGTGTGAGCTTTTCTACTTGACTATAAATTAAATTCATAAGCCTTTCAATATTTGGAACTCTAACTATTATTGCATAAGAGAAATAAAAATAAAAAATCATAAAACTT
Proteins encoded:
- a CDS encoding alpha/beta hydrolase; its protein translation is MKNKMMKPILILILLFFTVASNSQNNNPKENSKPFVLGSIEEIHSKVLFEKRILNIYLPEGYQQNDTITYPVIYLLDGSADEDFIHVVGLFQFNSFSWINRVPKSIVVGIANVDRKRDFTYQTTIEADQKRYTSAGKSANFISFLEKELQPYIEKKYKTNNSKTIIGQSLGGLLATEILLQKPNLFNKYIIISPSLWWDNGSLLRQNSVIYQENFNKKIDIYIGVGKEGLAPSEIPHVMEVDANLLTEKLKSTKSKTITVNFDYLPQEDHATITHQAIFNALRILYPMSTEK